A window from Zingiber officinale cultivar Zhangliang chromosome 7A, Zo_v1.1, whole genome shotgun sequence encodes these proteins:
- the LOC122000274 gene encoding elongation factor 2-like, producing MVKFTAEELRRIMDMKHNIRNMSVIAHVDHGKSTLTDSLVAAAGIIAQEVTGDVRMTDTRQDEAERGITIKSTGIYRGIPKKLQGRKERK from the exons ATGGTGAAGTTCACAGCCGAAGAACTCCGTCGCATCATGGACATGAAGCATAACATCCGCAACATGTCTGTCATTGCACATGTCGATCATG GTAAATCAACCCTCACTGATTCTCTTGTTGCTGCTGCCGGAATCATCGCACAAGAAGTCACTGGAGATGTTAGGATGACTGATACTCGCCAAGACGAGGCTGAACGTGGTATTACAATCAAATCCACTGGGATTTACAGAGGAATCCCTAAAAAACTACAAGGGAGAAAGGAGCGGAAATGA
- the LOC121999534 gene encoding caffeic acid 3-O-methyltransferase-like: protein MAPPQLSPEEEEQECSRAFHLSYAAALPMVLKTAIELGLLEMLVEAGPTSVLSSEELAARLPTTNPAAADMVERILRLLAANAIVGCATDCGRRKYSAAPICKYLVQNDDGGTVANLVLLHQDQVLIDMWYDI from the coding sequence ATGGCCCCGCCGCAGCTGTcgccggaggaggaggagcaggagTGCTCCCGGGCGTTCCATCTCTCCTACGCCGCCGCCCTTCCCATGGTTCTCAAGACGGCCATCGAGCTCGGCCTCCTCGAGATGCTGGTCGAAGCAGGACCGACGTCTGTGCTGAGCTCTGAGGAGCTCGCGGCCCGCTTGCCGACCACCAACCCGGCGGCGGCGGACATGGTCGAGCGCATCCTCCGATTGCTCGCAGCGAATGCCATCGTCGGCTGCGCCACAGACTGTGGCCGCCGGAAGTACTCCGCCGCGCCCATTTGCAAGTATTTGGTGCAGAACGACGACGGCGGCACGGTGGCCAATCTAGTTCTGCTTCATCAGGATCAAGTCTTGATCGACATGTGGTACGATATATAA